A region of the Hypnocyclicus thermotrophus genome:
TATCCCTTTATATCTTCGTTTACTATATTTGGTACATTTATATTTAATAAAGTATCTTTTGGAAATTTAATGTTTTTTATTTTATCACAATATTTTACTATAAAATTTGCAGCTGTTTCAAAGTGATTATTATCTAATATATCACATAAAGATAAAGCTATTGATTTTACTCCTAATAAACTTCCTTCTGCTGCTGCTCCAAAAGTTCCTGAATAAAATATATCTGTTCCTAAATTTGTTCCTTTATTTATTCCAGATATTACAAGATCAATACTTTTATCTTTAAATAATTTTAATAAACCGATTTTTACACAATCTGCAGGTTTACCATTTATTCCATATCCAAAAAATTTTCCATCTCTTTCAATTTCTTTTATTCTTAATGGCGAATGTAATGTTATTCCATGTCCTGCTCCACTTTGTTCATCTAATGGTGCTGTTACATATATTTTATGTCCTGCTTTTTCCAAAAAATTCTTTAAAATTTTTATTCCTTCAGCATATATTCCATCATCATTTGAAATAAGTATATTCAATTGCTTTCTTCCTTTCTAATCCAAATCTCTAAAAAATTTTCTATGTATATTAAAAGTGTATTAAATAGTATTATAAATCCAAAACTTATATAAATAAGTTTAATTTCTTCTTTTATTTCAAATATATTTATATAAACAAATAAAACTATCCATATTAAAGGAATAAATATCCCACTAATTAAATAATTAAATCCTTTTATTATTTCTCCTTTTAAAAGTTTATTTACTCCAGGAAAAATAGTTGAAAAAATATTAAGTGCTATTTTAAAAAAATTAGGGGTTTCTTGATTATTTTCATCGTTTTCAAATTCTAAATCCTTTTCACTTAAATTCATTAGCTTAAGACTGCAAGATTTACAATAAAATACTTTATCTGGATCTTGAGAGATAACATCTATCTCTTTTCCACATCTAATACACTTTTTCATATACCCTCCATTTTATATAAAATCTAATTCTTCTAAAGACACATCTATTCTATTGAATTCTTTTACATTTTTATTATCATCTAAAATTAATTCTACACCATTTAATCTTATGTTATCATTTCCAATTTCAAATTTTGAAGGCAAACTATTTAAAATTTAGGTAAAACACTTTCTATTGTCATTCCTATAATACTATCATGTGATCCTGTCATCCCTATATCTGTAATATAAGCTGTCCCTTCGCTTAATATTCTATTATCAGCAGTTTGTATATGCGTATGTGTTCCATAAATAGCTTTTACTTTCCCATCTAAAAACCATCCTAAAGCTACTTTTTCTGATGTTGCTTCAGCATGAAAATCTACTATTATTATATCTGTTTCTTTTTTTATTTCATTTAATATATTTTCTATTACTTCAAAAGGTGAATCTACAAGTGGCATAAAAACTCTTCCTTGTAAATTCACTACTGCTATTTTTTCACCATTTTTAGATTCTTTTATAATATAACCACTTCCTGGAACACTTTTTGGATAATTTAAAGGTCTAAGAAGTGCATTGTTTTCATCTAAATATTTGTATATTTCTTTTTTATCCCATATATGATTTCCACTAGTTATAACATCTATTCCATATTCAAAAAACTCATCTGCTATCTTAGTTGTAATTCCAAATCCTGCAGCAGAATTTTCGCCATTAACAATTATAAAATCATATTCTTCTTTTTTTCTTTCTAAAAATTCATATAATATTTTTCTTCCTGGTTTTCCTATTATATCTCCTATAATTAATATTTTCATATAATACCTTTCTAATGTTTACTTATAGAATTATAAATGGCGACCAAGTAAGTCGCCATTATTATTTATTTTGCGTATTCTACAGCTCTAGTTTCTCTAACAACTGTAACTTTAATTTGTCCTGGATATTGCATTCGTTCTTCTATTTTTTTAGCTACTTCTCTTGACATTATTGTTGCTTTATCATCATTAATTTCTTCTGCATTTACAATTATTCTTATTTCTCTTCCTGCTTGTATAGCATATGAACTTTCTACTCCTTCAAATGATGTTGCAATTTCTTCAAGATTTTCTAATCTTTTTAAATAAGTAGATAATGTTTCTCTTCTTGCCCCTGGTCTAGAAGCCGATATAGCATCTGCTGCTTGTACTAAAACTGATTCTACACAAGTAAATTCTTCTTCACCATGATGCGCCGCAGCTCCATTATAAACATTTTCTTTTTCACCAAATTTTTTAAGAAATTCTGCTCCAATTATAGCATGAGACCCTTCTATATCATGATCTAAGGCTTTTCCTATATCATGTAAAAGTCCAGATCTTTTAGCTAACTCTACATTACATCCAAGTTCAGCAGCTAATGTTGAAGCTAAATTAGCTACTTCTATAGAGTGTACTAATACATTTTGACCATAACTTGTTCTATATTTTAATCTTCCTAAAGTTTTAATGATTTCTGGATGCATATCTGTAATTCCTAATTCAAATAATGCTTGTTCTCCAGCTTCGACAATAGCTTGATTAACTTCTTTAGTTGCTTTATCAACACTTTCTTCTATTTTAGCAGGATGAATTCTTCCATCTTGAACTAATTTTTCTAAGGCTAATTTTGCTATTTCTCTTCTTACACCATCAAAACTCGAAACAACTACTGCTTCAGGTGTATCATCTATAATTACATCTACTCCTGTAAGTGCTTCTATTGCTCTTATATTTCTTCCTTCTCTACCTATTATTCTACCTTTCATTTCTTCATTAGGTAATTGAACAACCGATATAGTTGCATCTACTACATATTCTGATGCAGCTTTTGATATTGCAGTTGAAAGTATTCTTTTTGATATTCTTTCTTTATTATCTTCTAGTTTATTTTCGTATTCTCTTATAACAACAGCAGTTTCATGAGTTAATTCTTCTTTTATTTTATCTAAAAGAATTTCTTTTGCTTCTTGTTTTGATAATTCAGCTACTCTTTCTAATTCTAGTTCTTGTTTTTCTTTCAATTTTTCTATTTCTTCAATTTTAACATTTAATTCTCTTGATTTTTCTTCTAAATGTTTTTCTTTTGTTTCAATTTTTTCTAATTTATTATCTACATTTTCTTCTTTTCTTATAATTCTTTGTTCTTTTTTATCTATTTCAATTTTTGCAGCTTTTATTTCTTTCTCTGCTTCTTCTTTCATTTTATAAATTTTTTCTTTTGTTTTTATTTCTGTTTCTCTTTTTATATCTTGAGCTTTCTTTTTTGCTGTTTCCACTATATCTTCTGCTTCAATTTTAGCATTTTCTAATTCTTTTATTTTTCCTTTTAATTGCTCTAGTCTA
Encoded here:
- the surE gene encoding 5'/3'-nucleotidase SurE, translating into MNILISNDDGIYAEGIKILKNFLEKAGHKIYVTAPLDEQSGAGHGITLHSPLRIKEIERDGKFFGYGINGKPADCVKIGLLKLFKDKSIDLVISGINKGTNLGTDIFYSGTFGAAAEGSLLGVKSIALSLCDILDNNHFETAANFIVKYCDKIKNIKFPKDTLLNINVPNIVNEDIKGYVYTKQGDRRYLDNIIERIDTQGNKYYWLGGKASEKGEDLEIDFVAVKQGFISITPIKLDMYSDELKKILD
- the rny gene encoding ribonuclease Y; protein product: MNIVLLASATILVAGIFLALYYKKKNIDSRLEQLKGKIKELENAKIEAEDIVETAKKKAQDIKRETEIKTKEKIYKMKEEAEKEIKAAKIEIDKKEQRIIRKEENVDNKLEKIETKEKHLEEKSRELNVKIEEIEKLKEKQELELERVAELSKQEAKEILLDKIKEELTHETAVVIREYENKLEDNKERISKRILSTAISKAASEYVVDATISVVQLPNEEMKGRIIGREGRNIRAIEALTGVDVIIDDTPEAVVVSSFDGVRREIAKLALEKLVQDGRIHPAKIEESVDKATKEVNQAIVEAGEQALFELGITDMHPEIIKTLGRLKYRTSYGQNVLVHSIEVANLASTLAAELGCNVELAKRSGLLHDIGKALDHDIEGSHAIIGAEFLKKFGEKENVYNGAAAHHGEEEFTCVESVLVQAADAISASRPGARRETLSTYLKRLENLEEIATSFEGVESSYAIQAGREIRIIVNAEEINDDKATIMSREVAKKIEERMQYPGQIKVTVVRETRAVEYAK